The region GCATTGCTAACTCGAAAAATCAATCCCCGTTGTCAATTAGTAATTCGCACTAATGGTGATACATTGACGAAAAATTTAGGACGATTATTACCAGCAGCAATTATTATTGACCCCTATGTAGCAGCAGCAGAAGTGTTCACTGGAGCAGCTTTTGGAGAAAATATCCTTGGTTTATCCTGTTGGCAAGAACAGACAGTTTTGGTCACCCAATATTACATTGAAGAACAAGATACACTCCAGGGTTTATTAATTGCGGAGGTGGCTTATGGCTATGGAGTTGTCCCGATAATTTATCAGGAAAAATCCGAGGATGAACCAATTTTCTTGCCCTCGGAAGACCGACGTCTAATTCCGGGTAATTTGCTGATTGTCTTGGCAACGATAGCAGGATTAAAGGCTATTGAAACAGGGGATTTAAAACCAAAACAATGGAATCTTAAAATCATCAAAGCTAGTTCTAAAATGTCAATTTTTGATGGCATTACTGCCATTGCTCGCATTGCAGGTTGTCCTTTGAAAACGGCGACGGAAACAATGAATAATTTGCCAGCGACTTTGCCATTTAAAATGTACTATCATCAAGCAATGAAGCTTAAAAAAATGCTTCAGCAAAATCAAATTAAAAGCGTTGTTGAACAAAATTTTTCGCCAATTTCTTAGTCGGTAAGACTTTCATTCCTTTCCCTGACAAAATTGCCGTAGAATACTAATGGCAATAGGTTTCTTTGTCATGCCCAACGGCGATCGCCTTACGTTGTTTCCTTCTAATCTGATCCCATGGACCTTAGCTTTAGTAAATACCACGGTCTCGGCAACGATTTTATTTTGGTGGATAACCGTCAGAGTGCGGCTCCCTGCTTAACCCCAGACCAAGCCCAACTGTTGTGCGATCGCCATTTTGGCATCGGAGCGGACGGGGTAATTTTTGCTTTGCCGGGGCAAGAGGGAACGGATTACACCATGCGGATTTTTAACTCCGACGGTTCGGAACCGGAAATGTGTGGCAATGGCATCCGTTGTTTGGCTAAGTTTTTGGCAGATTTAGAAGGGGTAGGGGAAAAAACCTATCGCATCCATACCCTGGCCGGGGTAATCACCCCCCAACTGTTGGCCGATGGCCAGGTGAAAGTGGACATGGGGGAACCCCAATTGTTAGCGGAGCTTATTCCCACCACCCTAGCGGCACCGGGGGAAAAGGTTGTGGATCTGCCTTTGGTAGTGGCCGGGCAAACCTGGGCTGTGACCTGTGTGAGCATGGGTAATCCCCATTGTTTGACTTTTGTAGACGATGTGGACAGTCTTAACTTAACGGAGATTGGCCCCCTGTTTGAGCACCATTCCCAATTTCCCCAACGTACCAATACGGAGTTTATCAAAGTTTTGGCGGGCGATCGCCTGAAAATGCGAGTCTGGGAAAGGGGAGCGGGCATTACCTTGGCCTGTGGGACGGGGGCCTGTGCCACGGTGGTGGCGGCGGTGTTAACCAGCAGGGGCGCTCGGCGTTGCACGGTGGAATTACCAGGCGGCAATTTGGAGATTGAATGGTCTGCCCAGGACAATCGGCTCTATATGACGGGGCCAGCCCAGAGGGTCTTCAGCGGCCAGGCGGAAATTTGAATGTTTGAAAATGGGTTCTAAAAACACCCTGACGACTGAAGTTGGGAGAAACTACAAAAAAATCCCTCGAAATTGCGGTCGATTTAGGGAACAAACTACAACTTTACCAACGGAATCTCAAGTCTTAAAAAATAAAACTTTTGTTCTTTCTTGTGAAAAGCATTGAGTGGGAGAAGCAATTTCTGGCCAGTACATTGATGATGGGCGGTTAATCTGTTCAACTTGGGGACGGCCATGCCCTAGAATTTGATGGACATCTTTTCAGCCCAACGCCGCTATTTTTCCACAACATATTCAGTTAAGCAGCTCGATGAACATCCCCATCCTTGACCTTAAGCCCCAATATCAAAGGATCAAAGCCGAAATTCAACAAGCGGTGAATGGTGTCTTGGAATCGGGACAATTCATTTTGGGCAAAACGGTTGCAGATTTTGAGCAAGCCGCCGCTGATTACCTGGGGGTAAAGTATGCCATTGGGGTTAATTCTGGCACCGATGCTCTGATGATTGGCCTCAGGGCGTTGGGCATTGGCCCGGGGGACGAGGTAATTACTACCCCTTTTTCCTTTTTTGCTACGGCGGAATCCATCAGTAATGTGGGGGCTAAACCGGTTTTTGTCGATGTGACGATCGCCGATTTTAATCTTGATCCCGACAAAATCAAGGCGGCCATTACGCCCCGCACTAAGGCAATTATGCCAGTGCATTTATTCGGTCAACCGGCTGCCATGGCTCAAATTAAAGCCCTTGCCCATGACCATGGTCTAAAAATTATCGAAGATTGTGCCCAATCCTTTGGGGCTGTCTATGCCGGTGATTGCCTAGGTTGTGACCAGGACTGTGATGACCAAGTTAAACAGGCCCTAATGGGTCAATACACCGGAGCCATGGGGAATGTGGGTGCCTTTTCCTTTTTCCCAACCAAAAATCTGGGGGCCTACGGTGACGGTGGTTTGATCACCACTAACGACCAGGCGATCGCCGATTTGGCCCGCTGTTTGAGGGTGCACGGTTCCAGACAACGCTACCAAAACGAAATGCTGGGCTATAACTCCCGTTTGGATGCGTTGCAAGCCGCTATTTTAAACGTCAAACTATCCCATTTAAAGGAATGGAGCATGGGCCGTCGTCGGGTGGCCCAGACCTATAATGATCTGTTCCAAGGGGTGGAAGGCATTACTACCCCCACCATCACCGCTGGCCATGTCTTTCACCAATACACCCTGCGGATTTTGAACGGCAAAAGGGATGCCCTAGCTAAGGCAATGCAAGGTATAGGTATTAGCACCATGATCTATTACCCTGTGCCCCAGGATCAGTTGCCGGTGTACCGGGGTCAGTATGCCCCCAACCCCATCAGCGATCGCCTAGCCACGGAGGTATTAAGTTTGCCCATCTGGCCGGAAATGGAAACCGAAACGGTGCAAACAGTGGCCGAAAAAATCATCCAAATTTTGCCCAGTCTGTAAACTTTCTGCAACCACCAATTGCCTATCCCCATGGAAGCCGGACAACAATTTCTCACCCCCGCCGAGTCCCACGCCGTTGATGGGGCCCTGCTCAGTCAGTCGGAAAAGTTCCTCACCCGTCTCACTATTTCTTCCCTGCGGCTTTTGCAAACCATTGCGGCGGAAGAACAATTGGCGATCGCCGATCTGACTCCAGAAATTATCATTGCTTGGTTCGAGGAGGATGCCAAAAGAAAACGGGAACAGGGGGCAGAAAAGCCGGTGCTGGATTGGTAGAGCCCAAACCCTTTCCATCAAAACAGCCTAATTTAAGTAGCCTTCCCGCAACCCGGCGATCGCCGCTGAGGTTCTGTCCCTGGCGTTGAGCTTACGCATAATGGTCTGCACATATTCCCGCACTGTGGAGCTGGCTAAATGTAATTCCTGGCCAATTTCGCTGTTGG is a window of Synechocystis sp. PCC 7338 DNA encoding:
- the dapF gene encoding diaminopimelate epimerase, giving the protein MDLSFSKYHGLGNDFILVDNRQSAAPCLTPDQAQLLCDRHFGIGADGVIFALPGQEGTDYTMRIFNSDGSEPEMCGNGIRCLAKFLADLEGVGEKTYRIHTLAGVITPQLLADGQVKVDMGEPQLLAELIPTTLAAPGEKVVDLPLVVAGQTWAVTCVSMGNPHCLTFVDDVDSLNLTEIGPLFEHHSQFPQRTNTEFIKVLAGDRLKMRVWERGAGITLACGTGACATVVAAVLTSRGARRCTVELPGGNLEIEWSAQDNRLYMTGPAQRVFSGQAEI
- a CDS encoding DegT/DnrJ/EryC1/StrS aminotransferase family protein, which encodes MNIPILDLKPQYQRIKAEIQQAVNGVLESGQFILGKTVADFEQAAADYLGVKYAIGVNSGTDALMIGLRALGIGPGDEVITTPFSFFATAESISNVGAKPVFVDVTIADFNLDPDKIKAAITPRTKAIMPVHLFGQPAAMAQIKALAHDHGLKIIEDCAQSFGAVYAGDCLGCDQDCDDQVKQALMGQYTGAMGNVGAFSFFPTKNLGAYGDGGLITTNDQAIADLARCLRVHGSRQRYQNEMLGYNSRLDALQAAILNVKLSHLKEWSMGRRRVAQTYNDLFQGVEGITTPTITAGHVFHQYTLRILNGKRDALAKAMQGIGISTMIYYPVPQDQLPVYRGQYAPNPISDRLATEVLSLPIWPEMETETVQTVAEKIIQILPSL